From a single Aquincola tertiaricarbonis genomic region:
- a CDS encoding 2OG-Fe(II) oxygenase: MTSQSITPELRAWIVSQAQAGHGPEALLTSMRASGWEEDAALQAMETALSGFLAEQHKAGGPPVPIAVPDIAQPAGVNVLDAGDREVRVVMAMRNPRVVVVSGLLSDDECDELVALAAPRMARSETVDVATGGNEVNAARTSRGMFFERGENEVARKLEARIAKLLDWPVDHGEGLQVLHYGPGAEYRPHHDYFDPAQPGSVPILKRGGQRVATVVTYLNTPLAGGGTTFPDVALEVAPLKGHAVFFSYDRPHPITRTLHGGAPVVEGEKWVATKWLRERVFK; encoded by the coding sequence ATGACCTCACAAAGCATCACCCCCGAACTGCGCGCCTGGATCGTCTCCCAGGCCCAGGCCGGCCATGGCCCCGAGGCCTTGCTCACCTCCATGCGCGCCAGCGGCTGGGAGGAAGACGCCGCGCTGCAGGCGATGGAGACCGCGCTCAGCGGCTTCCTGGCCGAGCAGCACAAGGCCGGCGGCCCGCCGGTGCCGATCGCGGTGCCCGACATCGCGCAGCCCGCCGGCGTCAATGTGCTGGACGCCGGCGACCGCGAGGTGCGGGTGGTGATGGCCATGCGCAACCCGCGCGTGGTGGTGGTGTCGGGCCTGCTGTCCGACGACGAATGCGACGAGCTGGTGGCCCTGGCCGCGCCGCGCATGGCGCGCAGCGAGACGGTGGACGTGGCCACCGGCGGCAATGAGGTGAACGCCGCCCGCACCAGCCGCGGCATGTTCTTCGAGCGTGGCGAGAACGAAGTGGCCCGCAAGCTGGAAGCCCGCATCGCCAAGCTGCTGGACTGGCCGGTGGACCACGGTGAGGGCCTGCAGGTGCTGCACTACGGCCCCGGCGCGGAGTACCGGCCGCACCACGACTACTTCGACCCGGCGCAGCCCGGCTCGGTGCCCATCCTCAAGCGGGGCGGGCAGCGCGTGGCCACGGTGGTGACCTACCTCAACACGCCGCTGGCCGGCGGCGGCACCACCTTCCCCGACGTGGCGCTGGAAGTGGCCCCGCTCAAGGGCCATGCGGTGTTCTTCAGCTACGACCGACCGCACCCCATCACCCGCACGCTGCACGGCGGCGCGCCGGTGGTGGAGGGCGAAAAATGGGTGGCCACCAAGTGGCTGCGGGAGCGCGTGTTCAAGTAA
- a CDS encoding heavy metal response regulator transcription factor, which produces MRVLIVEDEAKTADYLRRGLTEQGHVVDVAVDGIDGRHAALEGRYDVIVLDVMLPGIDGFEVLREVRRSQQVPIIMLTARDRIEDRVRGLQEGADDYLVKPFSFLELSARLQALSRRSRQLEATTLTIGDLVVDLLGRKVQRAGDRIDLTAKEFSLLCALARRPGQVLSRTEIAELVWDMNFDSNTNVVDVAVKRLRAKIDGPAYPRKLVHTLRGMGYVLEDRGEGAA; this is translated from the coding sequence ATGCGCGTACTGATCGTCGAAGACGAGGCCAAGACGGCCGACTACCTGCGCCGCGGGCTCACCGAACAGGGGCACGTGGTGGACGTGGCCGTGGACGGCATCGATGGTCGCCATGCCGCGCTGGAAGGCCGCTACGACGTCATCGTGCTCGACGTGATGCTGCCCGGCATCGACGGCTTCGAGGTGCTGCGCGAGGTGCGCCGCAGCCAGCAGGTGCCCATCATCATGCTGACCGCGCGCGACCGCATCGAGGACCGCGTGCGCGGCCTGCAGGAAGGCGCCGACGACTACCTGGTCAAGCCCTTCAGCTTCCTGGAGCTGAGCGCGCGGCTGCAGGCGCTGTCGCGCCGCAGCCGGCAGCTCGAGGCCACCACGCTGACTATCGGCGACCTGGTGGTGGACCTCCTGGGCCGCAAGGTGCAGCGCGCGGGCGACCGCATCGACCTGACGGCCAAGGAGTTTTCGCTGCTGTGCGCGCTGGCGCGCCGGCCCGGCCAGGTGCTGTCGCGCACCGAGATCGCCGAGCTGGTGTGGGACATGAACTTCGACAGCAACACCAACGTGGTGGACGTGGCCGTCAAGCGGCTGCGCGCCAAGATCGACGGCCCCGCCTACCCGCGCAAGCTGGTGCACACGCTGCGCGGCATGGGCTACGTGCTGGAAGACCGCGGAGAGGGCGCCGCATGA
- a CDS encoding bifunctional helix-turn-helix transcriptional regulator/GNAT family N-acetyltransferase, with product MKTPADVHPEQVDALRRFSRYYTRQIGLLHEHLLDSRFTLPEARVLWELSQLQGQAGISAATLARELQLDAGYLSRLLAGLKARGLLRSQTCPTDARQTLLRLSAAGRKAFAPLDQQSHQRTAALLASLPATQRQALVHSALQLQHWLQRAEAGSEAAAPQVRLRTHRPGDLGWVVARHGAIYHAEYGWGLPFEALVAQLCARFVQQFDPAREACWIAEWPGAGEHDGQPLGSVFLVQARDDAGEPEPGVAQLRMLLVEPQARGAGVGDRLVAECIRFAREAGYRRLRLWTNSMLVAARRLYLRHGWQLVHSAPHADFGVPMVGEIWELALDPP from the coding sequence ATGAAAACCCCCGCTGACGTGCATCCCGAGCAGGTCGACGCGCTGCGCCGCTTCAGCCGCTACTACACGCGCCAGATCGGGCTGCTGCACGAGCACCTGCTGGACTCGCGCTTCACCCTGCCTGAAGCGCGTGTGCTGTGGGAGTTGTCGCAGCTGCAGGGCCAGGCCGGCATCAGTGCCGCGACACTGGCGCGTGAGCTGCAGCTGGATGCCGGCTATCTGAGCCGCCTGCTGGCCGGCCTCAAGGCCCGCGGCCTGCTGCGCAGCCAGACCTGCCCCACCGATGCGCGGCAGACGCTGCTGCGCCTGTCGGCGGCTGGCCGCAAGGCCTTCGCGCCGCTGGACCAGCAATCGCACCAGCGCACGGCCGCGCTGCTGGCCAGCCTGCCGGCCACTCAACGCCAGGCCCTGGTGCACAGCGCGCTGCAGCTGCAGCACTGGCTGCAGCGGGCCGAAGCAGGCAGCGAGGCCGCAGCACCGCAGGTGCGCCTGCGCACCCACCGCCCGGGCGACCTGGGCTGGGTGGTGGCCCGCCACGGTGCGATCTACCACGCCGAATACGGCTGGGGCCTGCCCTTCGAGGCGCTGGTCGCGCAGCTGTGCGCCCGCTTCGTGCAGCAGTTCGACCCGGCGCGCGAGGCCTGCTGGATCGCCGAATGGCCCGGGGCCGGCGAGCACGACGGCCAGCCCCTGGGCAGCGTGTTCCTGGTACAGGCGCGCGACGACGCCGGCGAGCCCGAGCCCGGGGTGGCCCAGCTGCGCATGCTGCTGGTGGAGCCGCAGGCGCGCGGCGCCGGCGTGGGTGACCGCCTGGTGGCCGAGTGCATCCGCTTTGCGCGCGAGGCCGGCTACCGGCGCCTGCGGCTGTGGACCAACAGCATGCTGGTGGCGGCGCGCCGGCTGTACCTGCGCCACGGCTGGCAGCTGGTGCACAGCGCCCCACATGCCGACTTCGGCGTGCCCATGGTAGGCGAGATCTGGGAACTGGCGCTGGACCCGCCGTAA
- a CDS encoding DEAD/DEAH box helicase — MTFDQLGLAEPILRAVLEHGYTTPTPIQAQAIPIVLNGGDLLGGAQTGTGKTAGFTLPLLHRLMAQPAVRDARGRVPVRGLILTPTRELAAQVEESVRTYGKYSKLTSMVMFGGVGMQPQVDKLRRGVDILVATPGRLLDHHQQGTLDLSKVEIFVLDEADRMLDMGFIHDIRKVLAVLPQAKQSLLFSATFSDEIKALAERLLNKPSLVEVARRNATADTIAQKVHPVGRDRKKELLAHLIKSEDWHQVLVFTRMKHGANRLTEYLNDQGISAMAIHGNKSQGARTKALADFKSGDLTCLVATDIAARGIDIDQLPHVVNFELPNVPEDYVHRIGRTGRAGAQGEAVSLVCLDEELFLADIEKLIKRSIPRETVPGFEVPAGERAEPIVLGRMTIGVGAPRGGSRGGRPGGGGGGGGGGRSGGRPPEARGGEPRRSSGAPSHGRPNAGGGGHAPRPAAAGGARPAGGQPPRRDDRRSSGGGGGGGNGPRLTQPKR, encoded by the coding sequence ATGACCTTTGACCAACTCGGCCTCGCCGAGCCGATCCTGCGTGCCGTGCTCGAGCATGGCTACACCACCCCGACGCCCATCCAGGCCCAGGCCATTCCCATCGTCTTGAACGGTGGCGACCTGCTGGGCGGCGCCCAGACCGGTACCGGCAAGACCGCCGGCTTCACCCTGCCGCTGCTGCACCGCCTGATGGCCCAGCCCGCGGTGCGCGATGCCCGCGGCCGCGTGCCGGTGCGTGGCCTCATCCTCACGCCCACGCGTGAACTGGCCGCGCAGGTGGAAGAAAGCGTCCGCACCTACGGCAAGTACAGCAAGCTCACCAGCATGGTGATGTTCGGCGGCGTGGGCATGCAGCCCCAGGTCGACAAGCTGCGCCGTGGCGTCGACATCCTGGTGGCCACCCCCGGCCGCCTGCTCGACCACCATCAGCAAGGCACGCTGGACCTGAGCAAGGTCGAGATCTTCGTGCTCGACGAAGCCGACCGCATGCTGGACATGGGCTTCATCCACGACATCCGCAAGGTGCTGGCCGTGCTGCCCCAGGCCAAGCAGAGCCTGCTGTTCTCGGCCACCTTCAGCGACGAGATCAAGGCCCTGGCCGAGCGCCTGCTGAACAAGCCTTCGCTGGTGGAAGTGGCGCGCCGCAACGCCACCGCCGACACCATCGCACAGAAGGTGCACCCGGTGGGCCGCGACCGCAAGAAGGAGCTGCTGGCGCACCTGATCAAGAGCGAGGACTGGCACCAGGTGCTGGTGTTCACGCGCATGAAGCACGGCGCCAACCGGCTGACCGAGTACCTGAACGACCAGGGCATCAGCGCGATGGCCATCCACGGCAACAAGAGCCAGGGTGCGCGCACCAAGGCGCTGGCCGACTTCAAGTCGGGCGACCTCACTTGCCTCGTGGCCACCGACATCGCGGCCCGCGGCATCGACATCGACCAGCTGCCCCACGTCGTCAACTTCGAGCTGCCCAACGTGCCCGAGGACTACGTGCACCGCATCGGCCGCACCGGCCGTGCCGGTGCACAGGGCGAAGCCGTGTCGCTGGTGTGCCTGGACGAAGAGCTGTTCCTGGCCGACATCGAGAAGCTGATCAAGCGCAGCATCCCGCGAGAGACGGTGCCGGGCTTTGAAGTGCCGGCCGGCGAGCGGGCCGAGCCCATCGTGCTGGGCCGCATGACCATCGGCGTCGGTGCCCCGCGCGGCGGCAGCCGTGGCGGCCGCCCGGGTGGCGGTGGCGGCGGTGGTGGTGGTGGCCGCTCCGGCGGTCGTCCGCCCGAGGCACGTGGTGGCGAGCCGCGCCGCTCGTCGGGTGCGCCTTCGCACGGTCGTCCCAACGCAGGCGGCGGCGGCCATGCCCCGCGCCCGGCTGCGGCCGGTGGTGCCCGTCCGGCAGGCGGCCAGCCGCCGCGTCGCGACGATCGCCGCAGCAGCGGCGGTGGTGGTGGCGGTGGCAACGGCCCGCGACTGACGCAGCCCAAGCGCTGA
- the yaaA gene encoding peroxide stress protein YaaA, producing MLFVISPAKSLDYETPLAPEVLAQATEPLFTPQAAELIELLKPLPAQGIAQLMDLSPDLSALNAARYQAWRPHHTPGNSRPAVLAFNGDVYDGLRARELSADDLAWLQRHLAILSGLYGVLRPMDRLQPYRLEMGTRLANPQGADLYAWWGDTVARQLNEMAAANESPVIVNLASQEYFRAARRQALAPRVVECVFEDWKSDRYKIISFFAKRARGLMVRYAVQQRVVTPKGLEGFNLDGYRFEPAVSEPDRLVFRRKITS from the coding sequence ATGCTTTTCGTGATCTCCCCTGCCAAGTCGCTGGACTATGAAACCCCGCTGGCCCCCGAGGTGCTGGCCCAGGCCACCGAGCCGCTGTTCACCCCGCAGGCGGCCGAGCTGATCGAGCTGCTCAAGCCGCTGCCGGCGCAGGGCATCGCGCAGCTGATGGACCTGTCGCCCGACCTGTCGGCCCTGAACGCCGCCCGCTACCAGGCCTGGCGCCCGCATCACACGCCCGGCAACAGCCGCCCCGCGGTGCTGGCCTTCAACGGCGACGTGTACGACGGCCTGCGCGCCCGTGAGCTGAGTGCCGACGACCTGGCCTGGCTGCAGCGGCATCTGGCCATCCTCTCGGGCCTGTACGGCGTGCTGCGGCCGATGGACCGGCTGCAGCCCTACCGGCTGGAGATGGGCACGCGGCTGGCCAACCCGCAGGGCGCCGACCTGTACGCCTGGTGGGGCGACACGGTGGCGCGCCAGCTCAACGAGATGGCTGCCGCCAACGAAAGCCCGGTCATCGTCAACCTGGCGTCGCAGGAATACTTCCGTGCGGCCCGGCGCCAGGCGCTGGCGCCGCGCGTGGTGGAGTGCGTGTTCGAAGACTGGAAGTCCGATCGTTACAAGATCATCAGTTTCTTTGCCAAGCGCGCACGCGGCCTGATGGTGCGCTATGCGGTGCAGCAACGGGTGGTCACGCCCAAGGGCCTGGAAGGCTTCAACCTCGACGGTTATCGTTTCGAGCCCGCCGTCTCGGAACCCGACCGCCTGGTGTTCCGCCGCAAGATCACGTCATGA
- a CDS encoding molybdopterin-dependent oxidoreductase, whose translation MSVSRRHLLRSAAQLAPVFALGLPWAAQAQPSPASAAAATKGRTVLTVQPTGGAAVDFDMAALEALPQQTFRTSTPWYPKPVSFTGPLLRDVLAAAGARGQTLRAVALNDYKVELPIADAARFNVIVARLLDGKPMPVRERGPLFIVYPFDTSVELKSEKYYSRSAWQLRRIEVS comes from the coding sequence ATGTCCGTGTCGCGCCGCCATCTCCTGCGTTCCGCCGCCCAGCTGGCACCCGTGTTCGCCCTCGGCCTGCCCTGGGCTGCGCAGGCCCAGCCCTCGCCCGCGTCAGCCGCCGCGGCCACCAAGGGCCGCACCGTGCTCACCGTGCAGCCCACCGGTGGCGCCGCCGTCGATTTCGACATGGCGGCGCTGGAAGCCCTGCCCCAGCAGACCTTCCGCACCAGCACGCCCTGGTACCCGAAACCGGTGAGCTTCACCGGCCCGCTGCTGCGCGACGTGCTGGCCGCCGCCGGTGCCCGCGGCCAGACCCTCCGCGCGGTGGCGCTGAACGATTACAAGGTGGAGCTGCCCATCGCCGACGCCGCCCGCTTCAACGTCATCGTCGCCCGCCTGCTGGATGGCAAGCCGATGCCGGTGCGCGAACGCGGCCCGCTGTTCATCGTGTACCCCTTCGACACCAGCGTGGAGCTGAAGTCCGAGAAGTACTACAGCCGCAGCGCCTGGCAGCTGCGCCGCATCGAGGTGAGCTGA
- a CDS encoding ATP-binding protein: protein MPHTETDALLLAKASRPRTSRWLGAIAGVLLLAFAVVGWVQQRQLTLLSGSVKYNSDNIVWSFYQLHSEYLLLRDLLRQTVRDPESLDTDALQLRYDIFVSRLPLVAPQRTSVVFPVAPLQKQVLARLEAVVRQADPLLGPTPERAFTARDAPALLAQLEPLNTELHELSLWATVQVADEVGRRNEAVREQNQLAIGLTVFQGLLTLAFAAVLVRQLRKLGERSVALEGLASRWRQARRDAEAASDAKSRFLANMSHEIRTPLTSIIGFAELLLDPAQREADRTAAVHTIRRNGEHLLQVINDILDLSKIETGKLDVELGATDLRALVREVASLTLPRAQHQGLAFEVCAPTPLPPQVHSDGLRLKQILLNLCGNAVKFTPEGAVTLTLRLDSEACQLQFEVADTGIGMTPAQQERLFRPFSQGDVSITRRFGGTGLGLALSSQLAASLGGHISVHSEPGQGSRFVLTLPVMLEAVAAAVVWPADWLAADGTANAGGAEGAPRAPVPQLQGQVLLAEDGCDNQRLIGAYLQRAGLQATVVGDGQQAVASVLAGRFDLVLMDIQMPVLDGAGALAQLRAAGWRGPVIALTANVMASDVADYRALGFDDVLAKPLQDQRFYDTLARWLPAPAPTAEDELDAEFAREMTRLCALFRQGLPRQLDDIDDATARGDHAALAGLVHTLKGTAGSFGFGRLTAVCHQMDTVLKEAHARQNNPDGALLRSLARTLRAEAEAGLLATQAVA, encoded by the coding sequence ATGCCACACACCGAAACCGACGCGCTGCTGCTGGCCAAGGCCAGCCGCCCGCGCACCTCACGATGGCTGGGTGCCATCGCCGGGGTGCTGCTGCTCGCGTTCGCGGTGGTGGGCTGGGTGCAGCAGCGCCAGCTGACGCTGCTGTCCGGCTCGGTCAAGTACAACAGCGACAACATCGTCTGGAGCTTCTACCAGCTGCACAGCGAATACCTGCTGCTGCGCGACCTGCTGCGCCAGACGGTGCGCGACCCCGAGTCGCTGGACACCGACGCCCTGCAGCTGCGCTACGACATCTTCGTCAGCCGGCTGCCGCTGGTGGCACCGCAGCGCACCTCGGTGGTGTTTCCGGTGGCGCCGCTGCAAAAGCAGGTGCTGGCCCGGCTGGAAGCCGTGGTGCGCCAGGCCGACCCGCTGCTGGGTCCGACGCCCGAGCGTGCCTTCACCGCCCGCGACGCCCCGGCGCTGCTGGCGCAGCTGGAGCCGCTGAACACCGAGTTGCACGAACTCTCCCTCTGGGCCACGGTGCAGGTGGCCGACGAGGTCGGCCGCCGCAACGAGGCGGTGCGCGAGCAGAATCAACTGGCCATCGGCCTGACCGTGTTCCAGGGCCTGCTGACGCTGGCCTTTGCGGCGGTGCTGGTGCGCCAGCTGCGCAAGCTGGGCGAACGCAGCGTGGCGCTGGAGGGCCTGGCCTCGCGCTGGCGCCAGGCGCGCCGCGACGCCGAGGCGGCCAGCGATGCCAAGAGCCGCTTCCTGGCCAACATGAGCCATGAGATCCGCACGCCGCTCACCTCCATCATCGGCTTTGCCGAGCTGCTGCTGGACCCGGCGCAGCGCGAGGCCGACCGCACCGCCGCGGTGCACACCATCCGCCGCAATGGCGAGCACCTGCTGCAGGTGATCAACGACATCCTCGATCTCTCCAAGATCGAGACCGGCAAGCTGGACGTGGAGCTGGGCGCCACCGACCTGCGCGCGCTGGTGCGCGAAGTGGCCTCGCTCACCCTGCCGCGGGCGCAGCACCAGGGCCTGGCCTTCGAGGTGTGCGCGCCAACGCCGCTGCCGCCGCAGGTGCACAGCGATGGCCTGCGGCTCAAGCAGATCCTGCTCAACCTCTGCGGCAATGCCGTCAAGTTCACGCCCGAGGGCGCGGTGACGCTGACGTTGCGGCTGGACAGCGAGGCCTGCCAGCTGCAGTTCGAAGTGGCCGATACCGGCATCGGCATGACGCCGGCACAGCAGGAGCGCTTGTTCCGCCCGTTCAGCCAGGGCGACGTGTCCATCACCCGGCGCTTCGGCGGCACCGGCCTGGGGCTGGCGCTGTCCAGCCAGCTGGCGGCCTCGCTGGGCGGGCACATCAGCGTGCACAGCGAGCCTGGCCAGGGCAGCCGCTTCGTGCTCACGCTGCCGGTGATGCTGGAAGCGGTGGCGGCGGCCGTGGTCTGGCCGGCCGACTGGCTGGCGGCCGACGGCACCGCGAACGCGGGTGGCGCCGAAGGCGCGCCGCGGGCGCCGGTGCCGCAGCTGCAGGGCCAGGTGCTGCTGGCCGAGGACGGCTGCGACAACCAGCGCCTGATTGGCGCCTACCTGCAGCGCGCCGGCCTGCAGGCCACGGTGGTGGGCGACGGCCAGCAGGCGGTGGCCAGCGTGCTGGCCGGCCGCTTCGACCTGGTGCTGATGGACATCCAGATGCCGGTGCTCGATGGCGCCGGCGCCCTGGCCCAGCTGCGCGCGGCCGGCTGGCGCGGGCCGGTGATCGCGCTCACCGCCAACGTGATGGCGTCGGACGTGGCCGATTACCGCGCGCTGGGCTTCGACGACGTGCTGGCCAAGCCGCTGCAGGACCAGCGCTTCTACGACACGCTGGCGCGCTGGTTACCGGCGCCGGCCCCCACGGCCGAAGATGAGCTGGACGCCGAATTCGCGCGCGAGATGACGCGGCTGTGTGCCCTGTTCCGCCAGGGGCTGCCCCGGCAGCTCGACGACATCGACGACGCCACGGCTCGCGGCGACCATGCCGCGCTGGCCGGACTGGTGCACACGCTGAAAGGCACGGCCGGTTCCTTCGGATTCGGCCGACTGACCGCGGTGTGCCACCAGATGGATACGGTGCTCAAGGAAGCCCATGCCCGCCAGAACAACCCGGACGGCGCCCTGCTGCGCAGCCTGGCCCGCACGTTGCGCGCCGAGGCCGAGGCCGGCCTGCTGGCGACCCAGGCAGTCGCCTGA
- a CDS encoding transglutaminase-like domain-containing protein — protein MSRHFLIDCELNYEVQQPSTFIFKIEAAFTPEQSIGDESLTTVPPLPTGRYTDPLGNRTLRVNVPPGPFSIRYQTQATLRRMPGTENLRETPTAYLPLDVVPFLTGSRYVESELIFHDAVRWIGTADLGFRRVERICQWVRDNVKYEVGTSKPYGTTRDVLANRTGVCRDYAHVAIGLCRALNIPARFVVGHVEWDTPPPDFHALFEAWLEGRWVMFDPTAMADPLDVIRIGTGQDAADLPFCTIFGAAQMTRMAPLVFRQAGN, from the coding sequence ATGTCACGCCATTTCCTCATCGATTGCGAACTCAACTACGAAGTTCAGCAGCCCAGCACCTTCATCTTCAAGATCGAGGCCGCCTTCACCCCCGAGCAGTCGATCGGCGACGAATCGCTGACCACGGTGCCGCCGCTGCCAACCGGGCGCTACACCGACCCGCTGGGCAACCGCACGCTGCGGGTGAACGTGCCGCCCGGGCCTTTCAGCATCCGCTACCAGACGCAGGCCACGCTGCGGCGCATGCCGGGCACCGAGAACCTGCGCGAAACGCCGACCGCATACCTGCCGCTGGACGTGGTGCCTTTTCTCACCGGCAGCCGCTACGTGGAGTCGGAGCTGATCTTCCACGACGCGGTGCGCTGGATCGGCACCGCCGACCTGGGCTTCCGGCGCGTGGAGCGCATCTGCCAGTGGGTGCGCGACAACGTGAAATACGAGGTGGGCACCTCCAAGCCCTACGGCACCACGCGCGACGTGCTGGCCAACCGCACCGGCGTGTGCCGCGACTATGCGCACGTGGCCATCGGCCTGTGCCGGGCGCTCAACATCCCCGCGCGCTTCGTGGTGGGGCATGTGGAGTGGGACACGCCCCCGCCCGATTTCCATGCCCTGTTCGAGGCCTGGCTGGAAGGGCGCTGGGTGATGTTCGACCCCACCGCGATGGCCGACCCGCTGGACGTCATCCGCATCGGCACCGGGCAGGACGCGGCGGACCTGCCGTTCTGCACCATCTTCGGCGCGGCGCAGATGACGCGCATGGCGCCGCTGGTGTTCCGCCAGGCCGGGAACTGA
- a CDS encoding heavy metal sensor histidine kinase: MKPWRPGRYLALRLTAMFAGCAAVVFLLAGLALHTLLENNLMAQVRAELALRGTWGESAVTRVQSESQWRLWLVPKLNSMDMERGGMRLWILSQDADFTYGHPTPEVQRLAQAGGYGLLQLPDHPCALVTWTRNVPADGDRPATTIVLARDPLPFWNTLNNFRLALIGYGLAGVLGVAALGYGIARVGLRPLRRLSQQAHALDPNHPSQRLALASMPAELDDLTASFNGALERLEGAYRQLEAFNADVAHELRTPLTNLIGQTQVLLSRPRAAAELAEVMHSNLEELERLKAIVNDMLFLARADQGAAASRHAEVSLAEEVAKVLDYLEFMVEDHGVRVVVRGDARGCLETALLRRALSNLLQNAIEHSSAGDEIEVAIGREGERLSVAVSNPGAAIDQRHLAHLFDRFYRADSARRNAGGNHGLGLAIVKAIAVMHRGTVFARSEHGRNTFGLTLGL, from the coding sequence ATGAAGCCCTGGCGCCCGGGCCGCTACCTGGCGCTGCGGCTGACAGCGATGTTCGCCGGCTGCGCCGCCGTCGTCTTCCTGCTGGCCGGGCTGGCCCTGCACACCCTGCTGGAAAACAACCTGATGGCCCAGGTGCGCGCCGAACTGGCGCTGCGCGGCACCTGGGGCGAATCGGCGGTGACGCGGGTGCAGAGCGAATCGCAGTGGCGGCTGTGGCTGGTGCCCAAGCTCAATTCGATGGACATGGAGCGCGGTGGCATGCGGCTGTGGATCCTCAGCCAGGACGCCGACTTCACCTATGGTCATCCGACGCCCGAAGTGCAGCGGCTGGCCCAGGCCGGCGGCTACGGCCTGCTGCAGCTGCCCGACCATCCCTGCGCCCTGGTCACCTGGACGCGCAACGTGCCGGCCGACGGCGACCGGCCGGCCACCACCATCGTGCTGGCGCGCGATCCGCTGCCCTTCTGGAACACACTCAACAACTTCCGGCTGGCGCTCATCGGCTATGGGCTGGCCGGCGTGCTGGGCGTGGCGGCCCTGGGTTACGGCATCGCCCGCGTGGGCCTGCGGCCGCTGCGCCGGCTGTCGCAGCAGGCCCATGCGCTCGACCCCAACCATCCGTCGCAGCGGCTGGCGTTGGCCTCGATGCCGGCCGAGCTGGACGACCTGACCGCCAGCTTCAACGGCGCGCTCGAGCGGCTGGAAGGTGCCTACCGGCAGCTCGAGGCCTTCAATGCCGACGTGGCCCACGAACTGCGCACGCCGCTCACCAACCTGATCGGCCAGACCCAGGTGCTGCTGAGCCGCCCGCGCGCGGCGGCCGAGCTGGCCGAGGTGATGCACTCCAACCTCGAAGAGCTGGAGCGGCTCAAGGCCATCGTCAACGACATGCTGTTCCTGGCCCGTGCCGACCAGGGCGCTGCCGCTTCGCGCCATGCCGAGGTGTCGCTGGCCGAAGAAGTGGCCAAGGTGCTGGACTACCTGGAATTCATGGTCGAGGACCATGGCGTGCGGGTGGTGGTGCGCGGCGACGCCCGCGGCTGCCTGGAAACCGCGCTGCTGCGCCGCGCCCTCAGCAACCTGTTGCAGAACGCGATCGAGCATTCGTCGGCCGGCGACGAGATCGAGGTGGCCATCGGCCGCGAAGGCGAGCGCCTGTCGGTGGCCGTGAGCAACCCCGGCGCGGCCATCGACCAGCGCCACCTGGCACATCTGTTCGACCGCTTCTACCGCGCCGACAGTGCCCGCCGCAATGCCGGCGGTAACCACGGGCTGGGCCTGGCCATCGTCAAGGCCATCGCGGTGATGCATCGCGGCACCGTCTTTGCACGGTCGGAACACGGCCGCAACACCTTCGGACTCACACTCGGTCTGTAG
- a CDS encoding YchJ family protein, whose product MTVPAPDSRPCPCGSAQVLAACCGRYHAGPLHLQAPDAEALMRSRYSAFVLEDADYLLQTWHPRTRPAQLDFEPGLRWLGLQVRRHLPGPDGRAEVEFVARSKLGGRAHRLHETSRFVHEGGRWFYVDGTLHGA is encoded by the coding sequence ATGACCGTACCCGCTCCTGATTCACGGCCCTGCCCCTGCGGCAGTGCCCAAGTGCTGGCCGCCTGCTGCGGCCGCTACCACGCCGGCCCGCTGCACCTGCAGGCGCCCGATGCCGAGGCGCTGATGCGCTCGCGATACAGCGCCTTCGTGCTGGAAGATGCCGACTATCTGCTGCAGACCTGGCACCCGCGCACCCGTCCGGCGCAGCTGGACTTCGAGCCTGGCCTGCGCTGGCTGGGCCTGCAGGTGCGCCGCCACCTGCCCGGGCCGGACGGCCGGGCCGAGGTGGAGTTCGTGGCCCGCAGCAAGCTGGGCGGCCGTGCCCACCGGCTGCACGAAACCAGCCGCTTCGTGCACGAGGGCGGCCGCTGGTTTTACGTGGACGGCACGCTGCACGGCGCCTAG